Within the Thermodesulfobacteriota bacterium genome, the region GCCGTGCACTTTACCGTCAACGATGTCCCGACCATGGCGGAGGCCATCGCGGCCCTCGACGGCACTGCCTGGGATATCGTTCTTCTGGACCTGAGCCTGCCGGACTCTACCGGCCTGCAGACGGTGCGCACCCTGATCGGCCGCTTCCCGGCCGTGGTCATCGTGGTGCTCACCGGCCTTACCGACGACCAGGTCGCCATCCAGGCGGTCCGCTTCGGGGCCCAGGACTACCTGGAAAAGGGCCTGCTTACCCCCACCCTGCTCAGCCGTGCCATGCGCTACGCCGTGGAGCGCAAGCGGATTATCCGGCAGCAGGACAGCCTCCTGGCCGATC harbors:
- a CDS encoding response regulator → MEELSVLLVEDNPQDAQLIKEYLSESDAVHFTVNDVPTMAEAIAALDGTAWDIVLLDLSLPDSTGLQTVRTLIGRFPAVVIVVLTGLTDDQVAIQAVRFGAQDYLEKGLLTPTLLSRAMRYAVERKRIIRQQDSLLADLAKALDEIEVLQGLLPVCRNCRRIHSAGDEWMTVEAFRSKRSGSDVKDEICPDCLRDLYGLETA